In a single window of the Campylobacter fetus subsp. testudinum 03-427 genome:
- the lysS gene encoding lysyl-tRNA synthetase (Pfam matches to PF00152.16 tRNA-synt_2, and to PF01336.21 tRNA_anti-codon), with amino-acid sequence MIFENELELTRLAKADELRSLGVNPYPHFLKRDMSINEFKTKFAYIKDLNDDEKRADEEVTISGRLKLKRVAGKSTFTNMEDENDNIQIYYSLGSIGEEDYTKFKKNLEVGDIVLVTGYAFITKTGEFSIHASKIVLASKAISPLPEKFHGLTDIEMRYRQRYLDMIMDKDVRADFVKRSLIISTIRRFFEDRGFLEVETPMMHPIAGGANAKPFITHHNALDVDRYLKIAPELYLKRLIVGGMEAVFEMNRCFRNEGMDLTHNPEFTSIEFYWAWHNYFEVMDLTEELFAVLLDRLNLPKIIEFDGKSIDFSKPFARVKYIDAIVEIGGISRDIATNKEKILARLKADKFEANDKLDLGHLQAELFDNYVEDKLINPTFIVDFPISISPLSRRSDADKNVAERFELFIAGRELANAFNELNDPIDQYERFKSQIEAKDAGDDEAHEMDEDYCQALGYGMSPTVGWGLGVDRLVMLLLNKKSIRDVILFPAMKPLKTENKENKK; translated from the coding sequence GTGATATTTGAAAATGAATTAGAATTAACAAGGTTAGCTAAAGCAGATGAGCTTAGAAGCTTAGGGGTAAATCCATATCCTCATTTTTTAAAACGTGATATGAGCATTAATGAATTTAAAACTAAATTTGCTTATATCAAAGATTTAAATGATGATGAAAAAAGAGCAGATGAAGAAGTAACTATTTCAGGACGTTTGAAACTAAAAAGAGTAGCTGGAAAATCAACATTTACAAATATGGAAGATGAGAATGATAATATTCAAATTTACTACTCTTTAGGCAGTATAGGCGAAGAAGATTATACTAAATTTAAAAAAAATCTTGAAGTCGGAGATATAGTACTAGTCACCGGATATGCGTTTATAACAAAAACAGGTGAGTTTAGTATCCATGCTAGTAAGATAGTTTTAGCTAGTAAAGCGATTAGTCCGCTTCCTGAGAAGTTTCACGGTCTCACCGATATTGAGATGAGATATCGTCAAAGATATCTTGATATGATAATGGATAAAGATGTTAGAGCTGATTTCGTAAAACGCTCACTTATAATAAGCACGATTCGTAGATTTTTTGAAGATAGAGGCTTTTTGGAAGTTGAAACTCCTATGATGCATCCCATAGCTGGCGGTGCGAATGCAAAGCCGTTTATAACTCATCATAACGCATTAGATGTAGATAGATATCTAAAAATCGCTCCTGAGCTATATCTAAAAAGGCTCATCGTAGGCGGTATGGAAGCTGTGTTTGAGATGAATCGTTGTTTTAGAAATGAAGGAATGGATCTCACTCATAATCCAGAATTTACAAGTATCGAGTTTTACTGGGCATGGCATAATTATTTTGAAGTAATGGATTTAACTGAAGAGTTATTTGCTGTTTTGTTAGATAGATTAAATTTACCAAAAATTATTGAATTTGACGGAAAAAGTATCGATTTTTCTAAACCTTTTGCTAGAGTGAAGTATATAGATGCTATAGTTGAAATCGGTGGTATAAGTAGAGATATCGCAACAAACAAAGAAAAAATTCTAGCCAGATTAAAAGCGGATAAATTTGAAGCAAACGATAAACTAGATCTTGGGCATTTGCAAGCTGAACTTTTTGATAATTATGTTGAAGATAAGCTGATAAATCCAACATTTATAGTGGATTTTCCTATATCTATCAGTCCGCTTTCAAGAAGAAGCGATGCAGATAAAAATGTAGCAGAGAGATTTGAGTTATTCATTGCTGGTCGTGAGTTGGCAAACGCATTTAATGAGTTAAATGATCCAATTGATCAGTATGAGAGATTTAAATCTCAAATAGAAGCAAAAGACGCAGGAGACGACGAGGCTCACGAGATGGATGAGGATTATTGTCAAGCGTTAGGCTATGGTATGTCTCCAACAGTAGGATGGGGGCTTGGCGTTGATAGGTTAGTAATGTTGCTTCTAAATAAAAAGTCTATACGAGATGTTATACTTTTTCCTGCTATGAAACCACTAAAAACCGAAAATAAGGAGAATAAAAAATGA
- a CDS encoding type II/IV secretion system protein, PilT/PilU family (Pfam match to PF00437.16 T2SSE) yields MNIETLLKTVMHNKASDLHLVSRSEPQIRIDGSLRPLEGKVLDGSDIENLCYVILTDAQKSELEENRDLDFALELPGIGRFRGNCYYTMNGSLAAAFRMIPLNVPSLDDLSAPKIFKELVKKEKGLVLVTGGTGAGKSTTLAALLNEINLTERKHIITIEDPVEFVHQNKNSLFSHRNVGTDTKSFARALKYALREDPDIILVGDLRDPETISIAIAAAETGHLVFGTLHTNSSVQTINRIVDSFNETEQAQVRNMLSLSLNAIISQTLVPKADNGRFAIYEILINNHAISNLIRENKSHQIYSQIQLNQQNTGMQTQTQAMEKAVKMGIITKENAIRYSTNQQELAGKLGVI; encoded by the coding sequence ATGAATATCGAAACTCTTTTAAAAACCGTGATGCATAACAAGGCGAGCGATTTGCATTTAGTAAGTAGAAGTGAGCCTCAAATCAGAATTGATGGTAGCTTAAGACCGCTTGAAGGTAAAGTTTTAGATGGAAGTGATATAGAAAATTTATGCTATGTTATTTTAACTGATGCTCAAAAAAGCGAATTAGAAGAAAATAGGGATTTAGACTTTGCACTCGAACTACCAGGAATAGGGCGTTTTAGAGGTAATTGCTACTATACTATGAACGGAAGTTTAGCAGCAGCTTTTAGAATGATACCTTTAAATGTGCCAAGTCTTGATGATCTCAGTGCTCCAAAGATTTTTAAAGAGTTGGTAAAGAAAGAAAAAGGTCTTGTGCTTGTTACTGGTGGAACTGGAGCTGGAAAATCAACAACTCTAGCAGCTTTGCTAAATGAGATAAATCTTACTGAGAGAAAGCATATCATCACTATAGAAGATCCTGTAGAGTTTGTTCATCAAAATAAAAATTCTCTATTTTCCCATAGAAACGTCGGTACAGATACTAAATCATTTGCTAGAGCTTTAAAGTACGCACTTAGAGAAGATCCAGATATCATATTAGTTGGTGATTTAAGAGATCCAGAAACCATATCTATAGCTATAGCCGCTGCAGAAACAGGGCATTTGGTATTTGGTACTTTGCACACGAACTCATCAGTACAGACGATAAATAGAATAGTTGATAGTTTTAATGAGACCGAACAAGCTCAAGTAAGAAATATGCTTAGCTTATCTCTAAATGCTATCATATCCCAAACTCTCGTGCCAAAAGCAGATAATGGCAGATTTGCTATCTATGAAATTTTGATAAATAATCATGCGATTTCAAATTTGATCAGAGAAAATAAATCTCATCAAATTTACTCCCAAATACAATTAAATCAACAAAATACTGGTATGCAAACACAAACTCAAGCAATGGAAAAGGCGGTAAAAATGGGCATTATAACAAAAGAAAATGCTATAAGATATTCGACAAATCAGCAAGAATTAGCTGGAAAGTTAGGTGTAATTTAA
- the hisG(S) gene encoding ATP phosphoribosyltransferase HisG(S)Z, hetero-octameric short form, catalytic subunit (Pfam match to PF01634.14 HisG) has translation MLTVALPKGRIADETLSIFSKIFNDEFKFEDRKLTMIKDNFEFLMVRNQDIPTYVTEGAADIGVVGLDVLEEHNCDVLRLLNLKLGICKVCIGIKNNDSLDYTKPELKIATKMPNITKNYFASKAVAVKIIKLYGSIELAPIVGLSDAIVDIVETGTTMKQNGLKVADIIMESSAHLIANKNSFITKRDEILSLYHKINSVIN, from the coding sequence TTGCTTACAGTAGCTTTACCAAAAGGCAGAATTGCCGATGAAACATTAAGTATTTTTAGTAAAATTTTTAATGACGAGTTTAAATTTGAAGATAGAAAATTAACTATGATAAAAGATAACTTTGAGTTTTTAATGGTAAGAAATCAAGATATTCCTACATATGTTACAGAGGGCGCTGCGGATATAGGAGTAGTCGGGCTTGATGTATTAGAAGAACATAATTGCGATGTTTTAAGACTTTTAAATTTAAAACTAGGAATTTGCAAAGTCTGCATAGGTATAAAAAATAACGACTCACTAGATTACACAAAACCAGAACTTAAAATAGCAACAAAAATGCCAAATATCACAAAAAATTATTTTGCAAGTAAAGCAGTTGCAGTAAAAATCATAAAACTATACGGATCTATAGAATTAGCTCCCATAGTAGGACTAAGTGATGCTATAGTAGATATCGTAGAAACAGGAACAACTATGAAGCAAAATGGACTAAAAGTTGCCGATATCATAATGGAAAGTTCAGCTCATCTTATCGCAAATAAAAATAGCTTTATAACAAAAAGAGATGAGATATTATCTTTATATCATAAAATCAACTCAGTGATAAATTAA
- the gatC gene encoding Glu-tRNA(Gln) amidotransferase, subunit C (bifunctional~Pfam match to PF02686.11 Glu-tRNAGln), whose product MQIDDKMLEKLEKLSALKIPDHNREEFKSQLGKIVDFVDILNELDLGDIEATVSTIGGGTPFREDISKEGDVIDSILAHAPKKQNRYFEVPKIIE is encoded by the coding sequence ATGCAAATTGATGACAAAATGCTTGAAAAACTTGAGAAATTAAGCGCACTAAAAATACCAGATCACAATCGCGAAGAGTTTAAGTCTCAGCTCGGAAAGATTGTTGATTTTGTTGATATATTAAATGAGTTAGACTTGGGTGACATAGAAGCTACTGTAAGCACTATAGGTGGCGGAACTCCATTTAGAGAAGATATTTCAAAAGAAGGCGATGTTATAGATAGTATTTTAGCGCATGCTCCAAAAAAGCAAAACAGATACTTTGAAGTACCAAAAATCATAGAGTAA
- a CDS encoding putative membrane protein, CvpA family (Pfam match to PF02674.12 Colicin_V), whose product MNFVTWFDIIVIALVVILGIKGIINGLVKEVFGLIGLIGGVIIASRNAQSVGDLISSHIYQLNDSSSFFFGFLATLILFWFVCLIAGNIFSKMLSLSGLGFLDRILGFFIGSAKIFLVFAIFCAIISNISVLSQKIEPYFENSKVYPVLLASGKFIMNIDLNRTKQDVIEKFDNEPMSVDSNDTNSTKEDSQ is encoded by the coding sequence ATGAATTTTGTAACTTGGTTTGATATTATCGTTATAGCCCTTGTGGTTATACTTGGTATAAAAGGTATAATAAACGGACTCGTAAAAGAGGTTTTTGGACTTATAGGACTTATAGGCGGAGTTATTATAGCAAGTAGAAATGCTCAAAGCGTAGGAGATCTTATAAGTAGTCATATCTATCAATTAAACGATTCTTCGTCGTTTTTCTTTGGATTTTTAGCAACTTTAATTCTGTTTTGGTTTGTATGTTTGATAGCTGGAAATATATTTTCAAAGATGTTGTCTTTAAGCGGACTTGGGTTTTTAGATAGAATATTGGGATTTTTTATAGGAAGTGCTAAGATATTTTTGGTTTTTGCTATATTTTGCGCTATTATCTCAAATATAAGCGTATTAAGCCAAAAAATTGAGCCGTATTTTGAAAATAGCAAGGTTTATCCTGTTCTTTTGGCTAGTGGAAAGTTTATAATGAATATAGATCTAAATAGAACAAAACAAGATGTGATAGAAAAATTTGATAATGAACCTATGAGTGTTGATAGTAATGATACAAATAGTACAAAGGAGGATAGTCAATGA
- the brnQ gene encoding branched-chain amino acid transport system II carrier protein (Pfam match to PF05525.9 Branch_AA_trans): MKKNLLKSDFLIITLMLFSMFFGAGNFIFPPMVGKEAGENLYEAIAFFCITAVALPVLGIAAVAKSGTLDTLVKRVDRLFAPIFTISVYIIIGPLLAIPRAANMPYEVSLSPSFGDSLLFVYTAVYFIINYIICINKSTMIDTIGKWLAPIMLVLIFALFMASIINPLGGLGEPSGKYALAPMSSGFLDGYQTMDAMAALVFGIVVIQAMKSIGIKDNKRLAKSVISSGILAGAILMSIYIILSYIGASSASRFPEAINGANILSLVTHYLFGFYGKFVLGAIFLLACLTTTVGLIGSASEYFSSIVPKLSYKFWVFIWSFASFCMANIGLNDILNYSIPILTTFYPVSIVLILLALINNIINSSKLIYRSCVYLTLAISLAYSLEQIEIKLPIIADMFKNIPFYDIGLGWVIPGVICFCVSYIVFILQKRGNF, translated from the coding sequence TTGAAAAAAAATCTATTAAAAAGCGATTTTCTTATCATAACTTTGATGCTGTTTTCTATGTTTTTTGGAGCTGGAAACTTCATTTTTCCACCGATGGTAGGAAAAGAAGCTGGAGAAAATTTATATGAGGCTATAGCGTTTTTTTGTATCACAGCTGTTGCTTTACCAGTACTTGGTATAGCAGCTGTAGCAAAAAGCGGTACGTTAGATACACTGGTAAAACGCGTAGATAGGCTATTTGCACCGATTTTTACTATATCTGTTTATATAATCATAGGTCCGCTTTTAGCCATTCCTAGAGCTGCAAATATGCCTTATGAAGTTAGTCTTTCGCCCTCTTTTGGCGATAGCCTACTTTTTGTATATACTGCAGTTTATTTCATCATAAATTATATAATCTGTATAAATAAAAGCACTATGATAGATACTATAGGAAAATGGCTCGCTCCTATTATGCTTGTGCTTATCTTTGCTCTTTTTATGGCTAGCATTATTAATCCTTTAGGTGGGCTTGGCGAACCAAGCGGAAAATACGCATTAGCTCCTATGTCTAGCGGATTTTTAGACGGATATCAAACTATGGATGCCATGGCAGCTCTTGTTTTTGGTATCGTGGTTATACAAGCTATGAAAAGTATCGGTATAAAAGACAACAAACGACTTGCAAAGTCGGTTATTAGCTCTGGTATTTTAGCTGGAGCTATACTGATGAGTATATATATAATATTATCTTATATAGGAGCTAGCAGCGCTAGTAGATTTCCTGAAGCGATAAACGGTGCAAATATACTATCTTTGGTAACGCATTATCTATTTGGTTTTTATGGGAAGTTTGTATTGGGAGCTATATTTTTATTAGCTTGTCTTACTACTACAGTGGGACTTATAGGCTCAGCTAGTGAGTATTTTAGCTCTATAGTTCCTAAGCTTAGTTATAAATTTTGGGTATTTATCTGGAGTTTTGCTAGTTTTTGTATGGCAAACATAGGCTTAAATGATATATTAAATTATAGCATACCTATTTTAACTACATTTTATCCAGTATCTATTGTGCTGATACTACTAGCTCTTATAAATAATATCATAAACTCTTCAAAGCTGATATATCGCTCTTGTGTATATCTAACATTAGCAATCAGCCTTGCTTACTCCTTAGAACAAATAGAAATTAAGCTGCCTATCATAGCAGATATGTTTAAAAATATACCGTTTTACGATATAGGTCTTGGCTGGGTAATACCCGGAGTCATCTGCTTTTGCGTCTCATACATAGTTTTTATACTACAAAAAAGAGGTAATTTTTGA
- a CDS encoding hypothetical protein (possible beta-barrel assembly machinery complex protein BamC), whose amino-acid sequence MLELPKFYVKDTILAIKDDLNYIKTEISSQEQFLENAIRSERFIKKNKKIIIAIVAAAVIALIAYAVLNQIKSSNVAESNSAYTTLLSNPNDKKAKQTLIEKNPSLFALYAIKTAYDSNSTEILDEASNLTSDPLLKQILQNAKGDNSDGLLSTYNSLVKGYELLTQNKLPEAKIEFSKIPSNSPLEPVAKNLEHYQGK is encoded by the coding sequence ATGCTAGAATTACCGAAATTTTATGTTAAGGATACTATTTTGGCTATCAAAGACGATTTAAATTATATAAAAACAGAGATAAGTTCGCAAGAGCAGTTTTTAGAAAATGCGATAAGAAGCGAAAGATTCATAAAAAAAAATAAAAAAATAATTATAGCGATAGTTGCAGCAGCAGTAATAGCGTTAATAGCTTACGCGGTTTTAAATCAGATAAAATCAAGCAACGTAGCAGAATCAAACAGCGCCTACACTACTCTTTTATCAAATCCAAATGATAAAAAGGCAAAACAAACCTTAATAGAAAAAAATCCATCTTTATTTGCTCTTTATGCCATAAAAACAGCTTACGACTCAAACAGCACTGAGATACTAGATGAAGCATCAAATTTAACTAGTGATCCGCTATTAAAACAAATTTTGCAAAATGCAAAAGGAGATAACAGCGATGGACTTTTATCAACTTACAATTCGCTTGTAAAAGGATATGAACTACTAACACAAAACAAACTACCAGAAGCCAAAATAGAATTTTCAAAAATACCATCAAATTCGCCATTAGAGCCTGTAGCTAAGAACCTAGAACACTATCAAGGAAAATAA
- a CDS encoding hypothetical protein (possible beta-barrel assembly machinery complex protein BamE) — protein MDNQISEIFSQNKILLRNLKTLDFGEFSKKRTYKLFIGVDKNSLYTLVFMREAKSRFIKKEFDELEHITRLVEAKFDTNIKKLILLYRSEICSKVIKNANKDWKFYAFM, from the coding sequence ATGGATAATCAAATATCTGAAATTTTTAGCCAAAATAAAATTTTATTAAGAAATTTAAAAACTTTGGATTTTGGTGAGTTTAGTAAAAAACGTACATATAAGCTCTTTATAGGAGTCGATAAAAATAGTCTATATACTCTTGTTTTTATGCGTGAAGCTAAAAGTAGATTTATAAAAAAAGAGTTTGACGAACTAGAACATATAACTAGGCTCGTGGAGGCTAAATTTGATACTAACATCAAAAAATTGATCCTGCTTTATAGATCTGAGATCTGTTCTAAAGTGATAAAGAACGCCAATAAGGATTGGAAATTTTATGCTTTTATGTGA
- a CDS encoding putative lipoprotein, putative beta-barrel assembly machinery complex lipoprotein BamB gives MKKNITIIASIFVVLILAGCSTKREYFKPTDIAEKINYNETLSSSINYTTKSGATLKNGDIISKNSVISGLNLDKRDNFIGEFNGKLIVANLDGNLKIIEGKDVIYTKKFQGAVVSASLQDGYLAALSSENTIYLIDTNSDTTMLEYKTGDSFAQDSRTANPVFLTSLIIYPTLDGKIMIVDKQNARIIRDAVVSSDPFFNNVIFLDVLSDKMFAATATKLIMISPNGTKYYNGQIKDVIAYENKIYILLKDGNIEITDLDLQPIAKKEFKFAIFSNVIAKGDYLYIFEKTGYLIKTDLNLNNSKIIELNNEIEDKSFAGKDAFYYDNKVLKLDKI, from the coding sequence ATGAAAAAAAATATAACTATCATAGCTTCTATTTTTGTTGTGCTGATATTAGCCGGTTGTAGTACAAAAAGAGAGTATTTTAAGCCTACTGATATTGCTGAGAAAATTAACTATAATGAAACTTTAAGCTCATCTATAAACTATACGACAAAAAGCGGTGCTACATTAAAAAACGGCGATATAATATCAAAAAACAGTGTTATATCTGGTCTAAATTTAGATAAAAGAGATAATTTTATAGGTGAATTTAACGGCAAATTGATAGTCGCAAATTTAGACGGAAATTTGAAAATAATCGAAGGTAAAGACGTTATCTATACAAAAAAATTTCAAGGAGCAGTCGTATCTGCATCACTACAAGACGGATATCTAGCAGCGCTTAGTTCTGAAAATACTATATATTTAATAGACACAAACAGCGATACCACAATGCTTGAGTATAAAACAGGCGACTCATTTGCTCAAGACTCAAGAACAGCTAATCCGGTATTTCTTACTAGTCTTATCATATATCCTACACTAGATGGGAAAATTATGATAGTCGATAAACAAAACGCAAGGATAATAAGAGACGCTGTAGTAAGCAGTGATCCGTTTTTTAATAATGTAATATTTTTAGATGTTTTAAGCGACAAAATGTTTGCAGCGACAGCTACAAAACTAATTATGATAAGCCCAAACGGAACGAAATACTATAACGGTCAGATAAAAGATGTAATAGCGTATGAAAACAAAATATATATATTGTTAAAAGATGGAAATATCGAGATAACAGACTTAGATCTACAGCCTATAGCTAAAAAAGAGTTTAAATTTGCGATATTTTCAAACGTAATTGCAAAAGGGGATTATCTCTATATTTTTGAAAAAACAGGATATCTGATAAAAACAGATCTAAATTTAAATAACAGCAAAATAATAGAGCTAAACAACGAAATCGAAGATAAAAGTTTTGCCGGAAAAGACGCATTTTACTATGATAATAAAGTTTTAAAACTAGATAAAATTTAA
- the coaX gene encoding pantothenate kinase, type III (Pfam match to PF03309.10 Pan_kinase), translated as MLLCDIGNTTATFYQNRKIWSYKIDEFRAWQPKETIYYINVNDNLSDKLKNPMFIDIQKQINFNTTYIGLGVDRAAACYSIDTGLVVDAGSAITMDVMSNGFHLGGFIMPGITTTLNSLKAISSRLNQTLNSQIDLECLPQKTNDAISYGVVKPIILLVEQLSNEKPIYFTGGDGEFLSRFFKNSIYDRALVFRGMEKAINENKEMFCLQ; from the coding sequence ATGCTTTTATGTGATATAGGAAATACAACTGCTACTTTCTATCAAAATAGAAAAATATGGAGCTACAAAATAGACGAGTTTAGAGCTTGGCAGCCAAAAGAGACGATTTATTATATAAACGTAAATGATAATCTATCTGATAAATTAAAAAATCCTATGTTTATAGATATACAAAAACAGATAAATTTCAACACAACATATATCGGACTTGGAGTAGATAGAGCAGCAGCTTGTTACAGTATAGACACTGGACTAGTAGTAGATGCTGGAAGTGCTATAACTATGGACGTAATGTCAAACGGATTTCATCTAGGAGGGTTTATAATGCCCGGCATAACCACTACTTTAAATAGCTTAAAAGCAATCTCTTCTAGACTAAATCAGACACTAAACTCACAAATAGATCTTGAGTGTCTGCCGCAAAAAACAAATGACGCCATTAGCTATGGAGTTGTAAAACCTATAATTTTGCTAGTAGAACAGCTTTCAAACGAAAAACCTATATATTTTACTGGCGGAGATGGAGAGTTTTTATCGAGATTTTTTAAAAACTCTATTTATGATAGGGCTTTAGTTTTTAGAGGTATGGAAAAAGCCATAAATGAAAATAAGGAGATGTTTTGCTTACAGTAG
- a CDS encoding metallophosphatase (Pfam match to PF00149.24 Metallophos), which produces MNPYLLSIVSTSIFLAINFYCYTKLKQNLLLSKFKNILAVFFTLLFILELLFFISLKNGELNGILYKVSIISVGISFMLFCIILPYDTLLFGVNKFSKSRRKAIKFILDVSVLIGFFTYFFKGLFNANFNTYITTREIYLKNLANPLNIVVITDVHIGQFLQKDFLQKTVDSINTLSPDAVFIVGDLVDLNAKSLGDFLDPLNELKSKFGTFLVVGNHEYYHGISSLLNKFKSLNLKVLENESVSFGGVNLAGVYDIQGLKMGIFEPNFDKALSNLDPNLPTILLTHQPKSLNYLKQEVDLAICGHTHAGQIFPFTLLVWLDQKYVYGLYKLSQKMQLLVSSGIGFWGPPVRILSKSEIVYINLKRG; this is translated from the coding sequence TTGAATCCATATTTACTTAGTATCGTATCTACATCTATATTTTTAGCTATCAATTTTTACTGTTATACAAAGCTTAAACAAAATCTACTTTTATCTAAATTTAAAAATATTTTAGCTGTTTTTTTTACGTTATTGTTTATTCTTGAGCTGCTATTTTTTATAAGTTTGAAAAATGGTGAGCTAAACGGTATATTATATAAAGTATCGATCATCAGCGTTGGTATAAGCTTTATGTTATTTTGTATAATTCTACCTTATGATACGCTGCTGTTTGGAGTAAATAAATTTAGTAAAAGCAGAAGAAAAGCTATTAAATTTATACTTGATGTAAGCGTTCTTATAGGTTTTTTTACCTATTTTTTCAAAGGTTTGTTTAACGCCAACTTTAATACCTATATAACAACTAGAGAAATTTATCTAAAAAATCTTGCAAATCCATTAAATATAGTAGTAATCACCGATGTTCATATAGGTCAATTTTTGCAAAAAGATTTTTTACAAAAAACAGTTGATAGCATAAATACTCTCTCGCCTGATGCCGTTTTTATAGTCGGCGATTTAGTAGATTTAAACGCTAAAAGCTTAGGTGACTTTTTAGATCCTTTGAATGAGTTAAAATCGAAATTCGGCACATTTTTAGTAGTCGGAAATCACGAGTATTACCACGGTATAAGTTCCCTTTTGAATAAATTTAAAAGTTTAAATTTAAAAGTTTTAGAAAATGAGAGTGTAAGTTTTGGAGGTGTAAATTTGGCTGGAGTTTATGATATACAAGGGCTTAAAATGGGTATTTTTGAACCAAATTTTGATAAAGCACTTTCAAATTTAGATCCAAATTTACCGACTATTTTACTAACTCATCAACCAAAATCTCTAAATTACCTTAAGCAAGAAGTTGATTTAGCTATCTGCGGACACACTCACGCCGGACAGATTTTTCCTTTTACTTTGCTTGTATGGCTTGATCAAAAATACGTTTATGGACTATATAAATTAAGTCAAAAAATGCAGCTTTTAGTAAGTAGTGGAATCGGATTTTGGGGTCCTCCAGTAAGAATTCTAAGTAAAAGTGAAATAGTATATATAAATTTAAAAAGGGGATAA
- the fur gene encoding ferric uptake regulation protein (Pfam match to PF01475.15 FUR), which produces MTNVDNIEYDTLLDRFKKVLRDNGLKYTKQREILLKTLYNNSDHFTPEQLYLYIKDSHPDLNLGIATVYRSLNLLEESGMVTSISFGAQGKKFELATKPHHDHMICRTCGNIIEFEDPIIEKRQSIISKEHGFKLTGHMMQLYGVCQECSKKKN; this is translated from the coding sequence ATGACAAATGTTGATAATATAGAGTACGATACGCTTCTTGATCGCTTCAAGAAGGTTTTAAGAGACAATGGTTTAAAATATACAAAGCAAAGAGAGATTTTACTAAAAACTCTTTATAATAACAGTGATCACTTCACGCCAGAGCAGCTTTATCTTTATATAAAAGATAGTCATCCTGATCTAAATTTAGGTATCGCTACTGTTTATCGTAGCCTAAATTTATTAGAAGAATCTGGAATGGTGACTTCGATTAGTTTTGGAGCTCAAGGTAAGAAATTTGAGCTAGCGACAAAACCGCACCATGATCATATGATATGTAGAACTTGCGGAAATATAATTGAATTTGAAGATCCGATTATAGAAAAAAGACAATCTATCATATCAAAAGAACACGGATTTAAGCTCACCGGTCATATGATGCAGCTTTATGGAGTATGCCAAGAGTGTAGCAAGAAAAAGAATTGA